From one Thalassoroseus pseudoceratinae genomic stretch:
- a CDS encoding tetratricopeptide repeat protein: MMKSATQRWSGPFLTGAILIVVPHILTAAPPSNSEMAELKSQWNRQIVDATKTIQSNANNLNAYSRRGDAYFFSGQFTEAVDDYERMVELDPNLANSHWRRGIAYFYAKEYQQAAAQFEAYHSYDDVDRENGIWRYLSLAKAKGLPAARETLLKYRKTDREPFPAVYQLFEGKMTPEDILMQIKEAKITQNERQKRLFYAHLYIGLNHVVLKQDQKALDHLQKATNISWPRTAGYGPNWMWHVGRLHADLIQSKNQTTKTSSAN; encoded by the coding sequence ATGATGAAGTCGGCTACCCAACGATGGAGCGGCCCCTTTTTGACCGGTGCGATTCTGATCGTCGTGCCCCACATCCTAACGGCCGCCCCGCCGTCCAATTCCGAGATGGCCGAACTGAAATCTCAATGGAATCGACAGATCGTCGATGCCACGAAAACAATCCAATCGAACGCCAACAACTTGAACGCATACTCCCGACGCGGTGATGCGTATTTCTTCTCGGGTCAGTTCACCGAAGCGGTGGATGATTACGAACGAATGGTCGAACTCGACCCGAATTTGGCAAACTCGCATTGGCGACGTGGCATCGCTTACTTCTACGCCAAAGAGTACCAACAAGCGGCGGCTCAATTTGAGGCATACCATAGCTATGACGATGTGGACCGCGAAAACGGGATTTGGCGGTATCTTTCACTCGCGAAAGCGAAAGGACTTCCGGCAGCTCGCGAGACATTGCTGAAGTACCGCAAAACCGATCGCGAACCCTTCCCTGCCGTCTACCAGTTATTCGAAGGGAAGATGACGCCGGAAGACATTCTGATGCAAATCAAAGAGGCGAAGATCACGCAAAACGAACGACAGAAGCGGCTATTCTATGCCCATCTGTATATCGGCCTCAATCATGTCGTCTTAAAGCAAGATCAAAAAGCATTAGACCATTTGCAAAAAGCGACAAACATCTCTTGGCCAAGAACAGCCGGTTATGGTCCCAACTGGATGTGGCACGTCGGTCGCTTGCACGCCGACTTGATTCAATCAAAAAATCAAACCACAAAAACTAGCAGTGCGAACTAG
- a CDS encoding DUF1559 domain-containing protein: MPRLTLSKRQGFTLIELLVVIAIIAILIALLLPAVQQAREAARRTQCKNNLKQIGLAFHNFQDVHEQLPNGARDGNDGDPLTSCCNSLTRRGWSWSYQILPYMEQQNLFDLGDENDPTGTQNLVAQQAVKGYYCPTRRDPIADGNGFYRNDYAGNAGERAPGDLRGSDNNGTKGVVIQTDAGKTTVERIRDGSSNTLMVAEKALHPDKHLTDGGDNERWNNAGWDECVIRYGAARTSSGVEYGLPPRPDNEAPLTAVPVVDEGGVSWTTWHPYFGSSHTGGMNACMGDGAVRLVSYTIDSEVMRRLSHSKDGLTIEEF, translated from the coding sequence ATGCCACGACTGACGTTGTCAAAGAGACAAGGGTTTACCCTAATCGAATTGCTAGTGGTGATCGCAATCATTGCGATTTTGATTGCCTTGTTGCTGCCCGCTGTTCAGCAGGCTCGCGAAGCCGCACGACGAACACAATGCAAGAACAATTTGAAGCAGATCGGTCTCGCGTTTCACAACTTTCAAGATGTTCACGAGCAACTTCCGAACGGTGCTCGCGATGGAAACGATGGCGATCCACTCACATCTTGCTGCAACTCGTTGACTCGTCGCGGTTGGAGCTGGAGTTACCAAATTCTGCCCTACATGGAACAGCAGAATCTCTTTGATTTGGGCGACGAGAACGACCCCACTGGGACTCAGAACCTTGTTGCACAGCAAGCAGTCAAGGGTTATTACTGTCCAACGCGGCGTGATCCGATCGCTGACGGTAACGGTTTCTACCGGAACGACTATGCCGGTAACGCCGGTGAGCGTGCCCCTGGTGATCTTCGTGGTTCGGACAACAACGGAACCAAAGGTGTCGTGATTCAAACCGATGCTGGAAAAACGACGGTTGAACGAATTCGCGACGGTTCTTCGAACACTTTGATGGTGGCCGAAAAAGCCTTGCATCCGGACAAGCACCTGACGGACGGTGGCGACAACGAACGTTGGAACAATGCTGGTTGGGATGAATGTGTCATTCGCTACGGTGCCGCTCGGACTTCGAGTGGTGTGGAGTATGGTTTGCCACCGCGGCCAGACAACGAAGCTCCGCTGACTGCCGTTCCTGTAGTCGACGAAGGTGGTGTGAGTTGGACAACTTGGCACCCATACTTTGGCTCGTCCCACACCGGCGGAATGAACGCTTGCATGGGTGACGGAGCTGTGCGACTTGTCAGCTACACCATTGACAGCGAAGTGATGCGTCGTCTCAGTCACTCGAAAGACGGACTGACCATCGAAGAATTCTAA
- a CDS encoding YihY/virulence factor BrkB family protein has product MIDTAWKLVKRTVSEFSEDDCMSSGAAIAYYTIFSLPPLLVIVLMTVTTIGIPAERIDEIVKEQLGIPTDSLVAAGSQSQDSQESSDGESEESSSQKKSKDGDQLLGLDKTQAAMDGPFASLGAFSRIIGIGILLFSATGVMAQLQFALNKAWSVEPDPEQGGVMNFLLKRLLSLGMVVVIAFLLLVSFVLTTFVDELMRMVEGVTPDGIAWVTTILLHNVVTLIVITFLFASMFKILPDAKMAWKDLWLGAAATAFLFVLGKTIISMYLQNSQVAGTWGSTAASMVLILVWVYYSSLIVLLGAEFTQSYAEIVGEGMQPVRGAVRTNQQTTYLRGTP; this is encoded by the coding sequence ATGATCGATACGGCTTGGAAACTCGTCAAACGCACGGTGTCGGAGTTCTCAGAAGACGATTGCATGAGTAGTGGTGCGGCGATCGCGTATTACACCATTTTTTCGCTGCCACCGTTGCTCGTGATTGTGCTGATGACCGTGACTACCATCGGTATTCCGGCGGAGCGGATCGACGAAATCGTCAAGGAACAACTTGGCATTCCGACCGATTCGCTCGTCGCAGCCGGCTCGCAATCTCAAGATTCTCAAGAGTCGTCGGACGGGGAATCCGAAGAGTCCAGCAGTCAGAAAAAATCCAAAGACGGCGATCAGCTGCTCGGTCTCGACAAAACTCAAGCGGCGATGGACGGGCCATTTGCCAGTCTGGGGGCGTTCTCACGCATCATCGGAATTGGGATTTTGCTGTTCTCAGCGACGGGCGTAATGGCTCAACTGCAGTTTGCGTTGAATAAGGCTTGGAGCGTCGAGCCGGACCCGGAGCAGGGCGGGGTGATGAACTTTCTTCTCAAGCGACTACTGTCGTTGGGAATGGTCGTGGTAATCGCATTTCTGCTGCTGGTCTCATTCGTCTTGACCACTTTCGTCGACGAATTGATGCGAATGGTCGAAGGGGTAACGCCGGATGGCATCGCATGGGTGACAACCATTCTGCTGCACAATGTCGTGACCCTGATCGTCATTACGTTTCTCTTCGCGTCCATGTTCAAGATTCTCCCCGATGCCAAGATGGCCTGGAAAGACTTGTGGTTGGGGGCAGCGGCGACCGCGTTTCTCTTCGTTTTGGGCAAGACCATCATCAGCATGTATCTTCAAAATTCGCAAGTCGCCGGGACCTGGGGCAGCACAGCGGCGTCAATGGTGCTAATCCTGGTTTGGGTTTACTATTCGTCGCTCATTGTGCTGCTTGGGGCGGAGTTTACGCAGAGTTATGCAGAGATCGTGGGGGAAGGTATGCAGCCGGTGCGTGGAGCCGTCCGCACGAACCAGCAAACCACATACTTACGTGGCACGCCTTAG